AAGGGTCTTTCCTTGCTCTATTGTCGCAATAGCAGCGGACAAGCCAACCGCCCCCACTACGGCTGAAACTACAATATCTACCTCGTGGTGTAAAACAATTTCCCTAAGACAATCGTTCCCGGTAAGTATTTTTAGTTGATTGTTCTGAAAGCGGTGTTTTAATTTTTCAACAAATTGACAATCATTTAAGGCAACATATCTAGGTTTGAATTCTTCGACCTGCTCAGCTAGCAATTCCCATCGTGAGTTTGAAGACAGACCGATCACTCGAAATTTATCCCTTAAATTTCGAGCTACTTCCAGGGTATTTTTACCAATAGAGCCTGTGGAACCAAGGATAACAATATTTTTCATTATCTACGCCATATGGGCAATTTCTTCTAAAAGTTCATCTACCATGCGGTCCTCCGGTATCTTTCGTACCTTTTCACCTTTCTTGAACAGAAATCCAAACCCCTTGCCACCTGCAATACCAATATCGACTTCCCGCGCCTCTCCCGGACCATTTACCACACACCCCATGATAGCAATTTGCAGGTGCTTTTTATCTCCTGGCAAACGTTGTCTAACCTGTTCTACAATGTGTACCAAATCGATTTCACACCGCCCACATGTAGGACAGGAAATGAGTTCTGCCCCCTTACGTTTGTAAAGACCGAGCGCTTCAAGGATATCATAACCAGCCTTGACCTCTAATTCGGAGGCACCCGTGTAAGAAACCCGCAGGGTATCGCCAATACCTTCGGAAAGCAAGCCTCCGATACCAATAGCAGACTTGATCGTCGCCAGGCTCGGCGGCCCCGCCGCTGTAACACCTAAATGTAACGGATAATCACACTGGGTTGCTATCGATCTATAAGCATCCAGAGTTGAAGGAACGTCTGATGCCTTAAGTGATAATACAATGTCCTGAAATCCCAGTGATTCAAAGTGCTCACAATATTTTAAGACGGTCTTTACCATCAGCGTGGTTAACTCTTCGTGTTCGTCTCCTTCGCCACGCACAGAACCGGAATTAACTCCGATGCGAATAGGAATACCGTTATCTTTAGCAGCAAGTACTACCTCTTCCAGCTTTTTCCTGTCCTTCATGTTCCCCGGATTGATTCGTATTTTATCGACCCCCTGGGCAATAGCCTCCAGAGCAAGGTGATGCCCAAAATGTATATCAGCCACAAGCGGAATACCTATCTGCCTCTTAATGGCGCCGAGACACCTGGCTGTAACAATCGTTGGCACTGCTACCCGAACTACATGACATCCAATCGCCTCAAGTTCTTTAATCTGCTGTACTGTTGCATCGATGTCCTCGGTATGGGTCTTTGTCATGGTCTGTACAGAAACGGGATTATCTCCCCCAATCAATACACCACCAACATGAACCACCCGTGTTTTACGTCGTTGAATCATAATTTCTGGAAATGGAGACTGCTGAATCAAAGGG
This window of the Candidatus Brocadia sp. genome carries:
- the ispG gene encoding flavodoxin-dependent (E)-4-hydroxy-3-methylbut-2-enyl-diphosphate synthase, producing the protein MIQRRKTRVVHVGGVLIGGDNPVSVQTMTKTHTEDIDATVQQIKELEAIGCHVVRVAVPTIVTARCLGAIKRQIGIPLVADIHFGHHLALEAIAQGVDKIRINPGNMKDRKKLEEVVLAAKDNGIPIRIGVNSGSVRGEGDEHEELTTLMVKTVLKYCEHFESLGFQDIVLSLKASDVPSTLDAYRSIATQCDYPLHLGVTAAGPPSLATIKSAIGIGGLLSEGIGDTLRVSYTGASELEVKAGYDILEALGLYKRKGAELISCPTCGRCEIDLVHIVEQVRQRLPGDKKHLQIAIMGCVVNGPGEAREVDIGIAGGKGFGFLFKKGEKVRKIPEDRMVDELLEEIAHMA